GCGTGCCGCCGTTGACCGGGATCAGGCCGGCGGCACTGATCTGCTCCGCAGCGGCGGGTCCGGTCTGGCCCAGCAGTCCGGACGGAACAGTAGTGCTAGTGCTGGTGGGCGCCGGTGCAGGGCCCGTCGAGTAGGTTACGGTCACTGTTGTTCCCCGCGCTACCTGTCCTGTCGGATCCAGTGCAATAATCCGCCCCTCGGGAGCCTCAGACTCCACCGGATTCTCTGCAACATTCATACCCAAGCTCTCCAAACGCTCTCGAGCCAAATTGAAGTCCAGATCGCTAAAATCTTCGAGGTCAATGGTGACTAGATCGGTGTCCTCCGATTGCGTGGGGCTGGGGCTGGCCTGAGTAGTGGTGGCCGACGGCGCCGGCTGGGGATCGCCGTCGTTGTCTCCGGTGAGCAGGAAAGCGGCAATAACTCCGGCGATGATCAGCGCCAGCAGCACGGCGACCGGAATGACCCATGGGTTGCGGCGTTTGGCAGGGGCGTCGTCTCCGCCGTCCCCGTCCGAGGTGTCGACGTCGTCGACGTCTTCATCGGTCCACTCACGCGATGCGGCGAGTTCGCCGGTGGCGGCGTTCTCCGCGCCCACGGCCGCGCCCGCGACGGTGGGCAGCGCCGAGGTCGACGGCGCGGTGTTCACGGCGCGCGTGGCTGAGGTGCTGGTGGTGGGAACCGGTGCTGTGACGGCGTCGTTCAGGACAGTGGCGGCGCCGCCGCCGAAGAGGAGCATGCCGGGGACGGCGGCCTCGGCAGCGGGAATGTCACCGCGGCGGATGGCGGCAACGGCCCGTGCCAGCGCTTCGGCGTCGGCCGGGCGGTCGGCCGGATCCTTGGCCAGCATGGACATGATCAGCGCGCGGACCGGCAGCGGAATGCTCTCCGGCAGTGGCGGGGGAGTGTCGTTGACCTGGGCCAGGGCAATGGCAATCTGCGACTCACCGGAGAAGGGCCGGGTTCCGGCCAGCAGTTCGTAGCCGATGACACCGAGGGCGTAAATGTCACTGGAACCGGTGGCCTGCTGGCCGGTGGCCTGCTCGGGTGCAAGATACTGGGCGGTGCCCATGACCTGGCCGGTGGCGGTCAGCGGCACCTGGTCCGCAAGCCGGGCAATGCCGAAGTCGGTGATTTTGACCCTGCCGTCGGGCAGGATCAGCAGGTTTCCGGGCTTGACGTCGCGGTGGACCAGTCCCTGCTTGTGGGCGGCGGCCAGCGCCGTGGCGGTCTGACCGATGATGGACAGCGTGCGGTCCGGCGTCAGGCTCTTGTCGCGCTCAATGATGGAGGACAGCGGCAGGCCAGGAACCAGCTCCATGACCAGGTAGGCCGAACCCTCTTCCTCGCCGTAGTCGAAGACGTTGGCAATGCCCTCGTGGTTCAGCAGCGCCGTGTGGCGAGCCTCGGCCCGGAAACGGTTCAGGAAACCAGGATCCCCGGTGTATTCCTCCTTGAGGACCTTGATGGCAACAATGCGGCCCAGGACCAGGTCCCGTGCCTTCCAGACCTCACCCATACCGCCGATGGCGATACGGTCAGTGAGCTGGAATCTGCCGCCTAAGGTGATTCCCGATGTAGGCCTCACTTATTTAACACCGCCTCTAGGAGTTTCTGCGCGCTTGGAGTGGTCAGTTGGGATCCGGTGGTCAGGTCCACGTCTTCCATGACGATGGAGATGACCACTTCGGGGTCGTCAGCCGGAGCGAAACCGGTGAACCAGGCGTTGTCGCCCTTGCCCTCCACTTCCGCTGTGCCGGTCTTGCCGGCCACTTTGAAGCCCGGAACCTGCGCCGCGGAGGCGGTGCCGTTGTCCACGACGCCCACCATCCAGTCGGTGAGCTGGCGGGCGGTTTCCGGACTTACGGAGGTGTTCAGGACTTCCGGCTCCGGCTCGTCGATGATCGACAGGTCGGCGGCACGGACATTCCGGACAAGATTGGGCGTCATCTGCACGCCGTTGTTCGCGATGGCGGACGACATCATGGCGATTTCCAGGGGGGTTGCGGTGACGCTGTACTGGCCGATGGAAGCCTGCGCCAGCTGGGCCTGGTCCATTCCCGTGGGGAAGCCGCTGGGTGCCACTTCGTACATGCCGCGCTCGGGGAGGCTCAGCGCTTCGTTGAACCCGAACTTCTCGGCCTGCGACGCAATTGCCTCTTCACCGAGGTCCCAAGCGATTTGGGCGAAAACGGTGTTGCAGGACTGCTCCAGGGCGAACCCGATGGTTGCCTCGGACCGTACGCTGCAATTGCCGTTGGTGTAGTTCGGCAGGGAGATATTGGTGCCCGGCAACGGCAGCTCGTTCGGGTTGTCGATGAGGGTATCGGCGTTGTACTTGCCGGACTCGAGGGCAGCGGCGGCATCCACCAGCTTGAACACCGAGCCGGGGGCCAGTAACGACTGGGTCGCGGCGTTGCGGTAGGGGGAGAGGCCATCGACGGTGAGCAGTTCCTGCATGTTCTGCTCCACGACCGTGGTGTCGTGCCCGGCCAGAAGGTTGGTGTCATAGCTGGGCTTGGACACCATGGCCAGAATGTTTCCGGTCTTCGGATCCATCATGACGATGGAGCCCTTCTGCCCCTCGGGGATCAGGTCGTAAGCCATTTCCTGCAGCTGGGAATCGATCGTCAGTTCAACGGAGGCGCCCTGCGGCTGGTTGCCGGAAAAGACCTGCACCAGACGGTCGAAGAACTGCTGGTCACTGGTTCCGGTCAGTTCCTCGTCCATGACGCTTTCCAGCTGCGTGACTCCGGCCGTCAGGGAGAAGTACCCGGTCAGCTGGGAATACAGCTCCGGCTGGTGATAAACGCGCTGGTAGTTGAACTCGTCGTCAGAGGGCACCGATTCGGCGATCGGAGCCCCATCAACCAAAATCGATCCCCGGTTCTGGCCGAAGTTCTGGTAGATGGTGCGGTTGTTGTTCGGATCGGCGTTGAGCTCTTCGGCAGCAAAAAACTGGACGTAGGTCAGTGACCCAAGAATGAGGACAAACATGGCCAGGGCCACGATCCAGCTGTTGCGGATGGCTTGATTCATGAGCCGCTTACCTCCTGTTCCCTCTTGGACTTGCGCTGGACTGATCCCACCGGTGATTCCTGCATGGCCGGCACCATTGGGCCGGTCAGCGGACCGGTGGCCGCCGGGCGGCGGGCCGCCTCGGAGATCAGCAGCAGCAGCGCCACGATGATCCAGTTGGCCAGCAGTGAGGAGCCGCCCGCGGACATGAACGGCGTGGTCAGGCCGGTGAGCGGAATCAGGCGGGTGACGCCTCCGATCACCACGAAGCACTGCAGGGCAATGGTGAAGGACAGGCCGCAGGCGAGCAGCTTTCCGAATCCGTCGCGGGTGCCCAATGCGGCGCGGAAGCCGCGGGACACCAGCAGGACGTAGAGCAGCACGATCGCGAAGATGCCGATCAGGCCCAGTTCCTCGCCCAGCGCGGCGATGATCATGTCGGAGTTCGCATAGGTGACCAGGTCCGGCCGGCCCTGGCCGAGCCCGGTGCCGATGAGCCCGCCGCTGGCGAGCCCGTACAGGCCCTGCACCACCTGGTAGCTTCCGCCGCCGATTCGGGTGTACACCTCCGGGTCGAAGGCATTCAGCCAGCCGTCGATCCGCAGACCGACGTGGCTGAACAGCTGCATGGCGACATAACCGCCGGCTCCGAGCAGGGCGAGGCCGATCAGCACCCAGCTGACCCGGCTGGTGGCGACATAGATCATCGCCATGAAGAGGCCGAAGAACAGGATGGAGGAGCCGAGGTCGCGCTGGAAGACAAGCACGCCGATGCTGACAATCCAGGCCGCCATCATGGGGCCGAGGTCCTTGAAGCGGGGGAGCTGCAGCGGGCCGACCTTGCGCCCGGCCAGCAGGATCAGGTCACGGTTGGTGGAAAGATACCCCGCGAAGAATATGGCCAGCGTGATCTTGGCGATTTCACCGGGCTGGAAGGTGCCGATGCCGACGTTGATCCAGATCCGGGCGCCATTGATTTCCAGGCCCAGCGGGGTCAGCGGCAGCAGCAGCAGAATGGCGCTGACGATGAGCGAAATGTACGTGTAGCGGCGCAGGATCCGGTGGTCCTTGATCAGGAACAGGACGGCGACGGCGGCGGCCACGGCCACGGCGCTCCAGAGCAGCTGCCGGTCGGCCGCGTTGTCGTCCATGGCGATGTCCAGCCGGTGAATCATGGCGAGGCCGATGCCGTTGAGCGCCGTCACGATGGGAAGTATTACCGGATCGGCATATTTGGCCCGGAACCGCAGCACGATGTGGAAGACCAGGACCAGGCCCACCAGGGTGGCGCCCTGCGTCCAGAAATCGGAGTCGAAGGCCCGGTCCTGGTCCAGGCCGACCACCATGTTGGCGCCGACACCGACGGCCAGGGCGAGCAGCAGGAGCACGGCTTCGATGTTGCGCCGTGATTTGGGAACTGTCAGTACGTCACTCATTATTTCTGCCCTCCGCAGTCATCCGGAGTGGCAGCAGGCTTCGCGGCCGCCGACGGGCTGGCGGATGCCGTGGGTGTGGAGGCCGCGCCGGCTTTGGCGGGAGTGTTCGGAGCGGGCTCGCAGGCGCTTGCCTGGGCCGTTCCCCTGAGATCCTCGACGATTTGCTCGGCATGGAGCAGGTCCTTGGCAGGAATCGTGCCTTCGACCCGGTTGCGCTGGTATTCGGGCAGGCTGTCGACGGGGATGTCGGTCCGTTCAGTGACGGTGGACAGCCGGATCGGGCCCAGCGACTGCGAGACGCCGTTGTAGATGGCGACGTTGTTGTCGCTCGCTCCAACGTAGTAGCGCGTCTGGGTCCAGGTGTAGCCGACCCAGAGGACGGCTGCCAGCAGGACCGTTATCAGGGCCAGGATGGCGGGGACCAGCCAGCGGCGCTGCTTGGGCGGGTCCTGGTCCGGTGCCGGGTCCGTTTCGGGCGCGGCTTTGTGGGTGAGCAGGCGCGCGGCGCGGCGTTCGGCCGTCCGCTTGGTGACGATGGGGATCTGCCCGGTCTCGGTGGCGAGGGAGGCCGCCCCCACCAGGATGTGCGGGCGGGAGGAAAGGTCCTGCCGGATGAGGTCGGCACGGATCGGTTGATCGCCGAGGGCGTCGTCCAAGCCGTCGTCGTCGCCGGTTCCGGCCGGGAGGTCCCGCGCGTCGCCGGCGTCGGTCGCCCGTTCGTGGACGGCCGCCTGCAGCGACGAGCCGGCGGACAGCGCGCTCCGGGCCGCTGAGGAGGACTCCAGGGGAAGAACGGAATCATCGGGAACCTCGGTGATCTCAACTACCGCCACCGTCACGTTGTCCGGTGACCCGCCCGCGAGGGTGAGTTCGACCAGAATGTCGACGCAGCGCTGGAGGTCCCTGGTCTCCCGGAGCACGGCCTCGATGTCGGAGTCCCGCAGGACGGCCGTGAGACCGTCGGAACACAGGAGCCACTTCTCTCCGGCTTCCACCTCGAAGGTTGCCAGGTCAAGTTCCGGGCTGGCATCCACATCGCCGAGGACGCGCATGAGGACGTTTTTGTGCGGATGGACTTCAGCTTCGTCGGGACGCAGCCGGCCCTCGTCAATCAGTCGTTGGACGAAGGTGTGGTCGATGCTGATCTGCTCGAAGACGCCGTTTTTCAGCCGGTAGGCCCGCGAATCCCCGATATGGGCGAAAGCGAAGCGGTTCTCGTTCAGCAGCAGGGCGGTGACGGTTGTGCCCATTCCGGACAGCTGCGGGCTCGTGGTCACCAGCTCGGAGAGGAGGGAGTTCGCGGCCTGGATTTCATCCGCGAGGACGGTGAGGGGTTCGTCGTCGTGCGTTCCGCTGTCCAGATGGACCAGGTCCAGAACTGTGGAGGCAGACGCAACATTGCCGCCGGCATGACCGCCCATGCCGTCGGCGACGACGGCAAGATAGCGGCCGACATAGGCGGAATCGTCATTCTTCAAACGAACCATGCCCACATCGGACCGTGCTGCGTAGTTGAGCACCAGGGCCACGGCTATGGCCTCAACTCAAGGACCGTCTTACCGATGCGGATGGGAACTCCCGGTTCCACCGGCAGGGCACGCGTCAGCTGGCTGCCGCCGAGGAAGGTGCCGTTGGTGGAGCCGAGGTCCTCGATGAACCAGCGGCTGCCCTGGGGGAACAAGCGGGCGTGGCGGCCGGAGGCATAGTCGTCCTCCAGCACGAGCGTGGCTTCCTGGGCGCGTCCCAGCAGAATCGGGCTGGAGGCCAGTTCCAGGGTGGTGCCGCGCAAGGGTCCCTCGGTCACGACCACCTGGCGCGCGGGGGCCTTTGCCGGAGCGGGAACCTGCTTCTCCAGGGCCGGATTTCGGCGGACCTGCCGCGCGCTGGGCGTACCGGTCCGGTTGCGGCTGCCGACCACCAGATCGCGGCGGATAGCACCGACAACACTGACGACCATCACCCACAGCAGGATCAGGAACCCGTACCGGAGCAGGGTCACAATCAATTCACCGCCCACTAACGTCCCCCGGCCCGAACCGGAAGGAGCCGGAACGTAATTCGGGTGCGACCCATGGCAATAGTGGAACCATCCGTAAGATCTGCTTCCCCTTGTACTTTTTGGCCGTTGACGAAGCTTCCGTTTGTGGAACCGAGGTCGATGGCGCGGCTGACACCATTTTCGGTGCGGATTTCCAGATGCCGGCGGGAAACGCCGGTGTCATCAACGAGGATATCCGCCTCGGAGGACCGGCCGAGAACAACCGACGGAGCATTCAGTGAATACCGTTGGCCGTCAATGTCCAAAACGGGCTGCATCCGACCCGGGCCCTGGCGCGGGCTGGGCGGGGTTACCTGGCGCGGAGCGGGTGCCCCGGCCTTTTCCGTTGAGGAATCCACCTCGAGGACGCCGGGCTTCAGTGCCGAGTCGCGCGTGAAGGACACGCGGACCGGTCCCTGGAGAGTGTAGGACTGGCTCCTGGCGTGCTTGATGACGACGTCGCACAGCTCCTCGGCCAGCGGTGCGCCCCATTCCTGGGCGCGCTTGAAATCGGCGTCGGACAGCCGGGCAGTAAAGACGTTCGGTGCCAGCGTGCGCCCCTGACCCACGGTGAAGGAGCGTTCATCGAGTTCGCGCCGCATGGCGATGGCCAGCTCCAGGGGTTCCACTCGGCCGGATGAGCCCGAGGAGAAGGCACCGCGCAC
This genomic interval from Arthrobacter sp. zg-Y820 contains the following:
- a CDS encoding protein kinase, which codes for MRPTSGITLGGRFQLTDRIAIGGMGEVWKARDLVLGRIVAIKVLKEEYTGDPGFLNRFRAEARHTALLNHEGIANVFDYGEEEGSAYLVMELVPGLPLSSIIERDKSLTPDRTLSIIGQTATALAAAHKQGLVHRDVKPGNLLILPDGRVKITDFGIARLADQVPLTATGQVMGTAQYLAPEQATGQQATGSSDIYALGVIGYELLAGTRPFSGESQIAIALAQVNDTPPPLPESIPLPVRALIMSMLAKDPADRPADAEALARAVAAIRRGDIPAAEAAVPGMLLFGGGAATVLNDAVTAPVPTTSTSATRAVNTAPSTSALPTVAGAAVGAENAATGELAASREWTDEDVDDVDTSDGDGGDDAPAKRRNPWVIPVAVLLALIIAGVIAAFLLTGDNDGDPQPAPSATTTQASPSPTQSEDTDLVTIDLEDFSDLDFNLARERLESLGMNVAENPVESEAPEGRIIALDPTGQVARGTTVTVTYSTGPAPAPTSTSTTVPSGLLGQTGPAAAEQISAAGLIPVNGGTQASNQPEGTVVAVNPSEGAPLPEGSTVTYFTSEGPATVEPAPTNVPEPTPSTPSTPSTPSTPSTPSTAATVPAAPNGITPPAAPNSVNTPATPNSVIPPASPTGVNPSAG
- a CDS encoding penicillin-binding protein 2; protein product: MNQAIRNSWIVALAMFVLILGSLTYVQFFAAEELNADPNNNRTIYQNFGQNRGSILVDGAPIAESVPSDDEFNYQRVYHQPELYSQLTGYFSLTAGVTQLESVMDEELTGTSDQQFFDRLVQVFSGNQPQGASVELTIDSQLQEMAYDLIPEGQKGSIVMMDPKTGNILAMVSKPSYDTNLLAGHDTTVVEQNMQELLTVDGLSPYRNAATQSLLAPGSVFKLVDAAAALESGKYNADTLIDNPNELPLPGTNISLPNYTNGNCSVRSEATIGFALEQSCNTVFAQIAWDLGEEAIASQAEKFGFNEALSLPERGMYEVAPSGFPTGMDQAQLAQASIGQYSVTATPLEIAMMSSAIANNGVQMTPNLVRNVRAADLSIIDEPEPEVLNTSVSPETARQLTDWMVGVVDNGTASAAQVPGFKVAGKTGTAEVEGKGDNAWFTGFAPADDPEVVISIVMEDVDLTTGSQLTTPSAQKLLEAVLNK
- a CDS encoding FtsW/RodA/SpoVE family cell cycle protein, with amino-acid sequence MSDVLTVPKSRRNIEAVLLLLALAVGVGANMVVGLDQDRAFDSDFWTQGATLVGLVLVFHIVLRFRAKYADPVILPIVTALNGIGLAMIHRLDIAMDDNAADRQLLWSAVAVAAAVAVLFLIKDHRILRRYTYISLIVSAILLLLPLTPLGLEINGARIWINVGIGTFQPGEIAKITLAIFFAGYLSTNRDLILLAGRKVGPLQLPRFKDLGPMMAAWIVSIGVLVFQRDLGSSILFFGLFMAMIYVATSRVSWVLIGLALLGAGGYVAMQLFSHVGLRIDGWLNAFDPEVYTRIGGGSYQVVQGLYGLASGGLIGTGLGQGRPDLVTYANSDMIIAALGEELGLIGIFAIVLLYVLLVSRGFRAALGTRDGFGKLLACGLSFTIALQCFVVIGGVTRLIPLTGLTTPFMSAGGSSLLANWIIVALLLLISEAARRPAATGPLTGPMVPAMQESPVGSVQRKSKREQEVSGS
- a CDS encoding PP2C family serine/threonine-protein phosphatase, with the translated sequence MALVLNYAARSDVGMVRLKNDDSAYVGRYLAVVADGMGGHAGGNVASASTVLDLVHLDSGTHDDEPLTVLADEIQAANSLLSELVTTSPQLSGMGTTVTALLLNENRFAFAHIGDSRAYRLKNGVFEQISIDHTFVQRLIDEGRLRPDEAEVHPHKNVLMRVLGDVDASPELDLATFEVEAGEKWLLCSDGLTAVLRDSDIEAVLRETRDLQRCVDILVELTLAGGSPDNVTVAVVEITEVPDDSVLPLESSSAARSALSAGSSLQAAVHERATDAGDARDLPAGTGDDDGLDDALGDQPIRADLIRQDLSSRPHILVGAASLATETGQIPIVTKRTAERRAARLLTHKAAPETDPAPDQDPPKQRRWLVPAILALITVLLAAVLWVGYTWTQTRYYVGASDNNVAIYNGVSQSLGPIRLSTVTERTDIPVDSLPEYQRNRVEGTIPAKDLLHAEQIVEDLRGTAQASACEPAPNTPAKAGAASTPTASASPSAAAKPAATPDDCGGQK
- a CDS encoding FHA domain-containing protein, with translation MVVSVVGAIRRDLVVGSRNRTGTPSARQVRRNPALEKQVPAPAKAPARQVVVTEGPLRGTTLELASSPILLGRAQEATLVLEDDYASGRHARLFPQGSRWFIEDLGSTNGTFLGGSQLTRALPVEPGVPIRIGKTVLELRP
- a CDS encoding DUF3662 and FHA domain-containing protein; this translates as MGLLDNVERGIEKVVRGAFSSGSSGRVEPLELAIAMRRELDERSFTVGQGRTLAPNVFTARLSDADFKRAQEWGAPLAEELCDVVIKHARSQSYTLQGPVRVSFTRDSALKPGVLEVDSSTEKAGAPAPRQVTPPSPRQGPGRMQPVLDIDGQRYSLNAPSVVLGRSSEADILVDDTGVSRRHLEIRTENGVSRAIDLGSTNGSFVNGQKVQGEADLTDGSTIAMGRTRITFRLLPVRAGGR